In Myripristis murdjan chromosome 9, fMyrMur1.1, whole genome shotgun sequence, the following proteins share a genomic window:
- the avp gene encoding vasopressin-neurophysin 2-copeptin — translation MPHSVFPLCVLGLLALSSACYIQNCPRGGKRALPETGLRQCMPCGPGDRGRCFGPSICCGEGLGCLLGSPETAHCVEENYLLTPCQAGGRPCGSEGGRCAASGLCCDAESCAVDSDCLVETEDVAHSSPVSGSSPAELLLRLLHVATRGQTEY, via the exons ATGCCTCACTCCGTGTTTCCACTGTGCGTCCTGGGACTCCTAGCCCTCTCCTCCGCCTGTTACATCCAAAACTGCCCCAGAGGAGGCAAACGAGCCCTGCCGGAGACTGGACTAAGACAG TGCATGCCTTGTGGCCCTGGGGACAGGGGGCGCTGTTTTGGCCCCAGTATCTGCTGTGGGGAGGGCCTCGGCTGCCTGCTGGGCTCCCCAGAAACAGCTCACTGTGTGGAGGAGAACTACCTGCTCACCCCCTGCCAGGCCGGAGGGAGACCCTGTGGATCTGAGGGAGGACGCTGTGCTGCCTCAGGGCTCTGCTGCGATGCAG AGAGCTGTGCTGTGGACTCGGACTGCCTGGTGGAGACAGAGGATGTGGCCCACAGCTCTCCAGTCTCAGGGAGCTcacctgcagagctgctgctgcgcCTGCTGCAtgtggccactagagggcagacTGAGTACTAA
- the ubox5 gene encoding RING finger protein 37, translating into MVLNLCLPHFHTTVHCDKLCADGYDVTNLVSADPALRRRGFKLEYFLRPPVQVTLKFGFQVELCRVDVELWPWGMDKGQACKRLEISTSSDSVLSQALGPGQGQHWNKQSQDKQQQHNNRSGKIIGHQWSCQAQKWGEEALDESRCGEAYRGKRTQQHAQSENETSHPEPQFKLVGRCELREETQVSFSHSHFFPRPPFLSPLPSRPADCRQEELRSRGLLSLGSVTQLRVTLPFGGAASALGLKALVVWGQPARCCPAEEVERIKRAHEASERQLPRPRFFASCASPPSRPLEAAATPSSLSVPEEFLDPITQEVMTLPMLLPSGVSVDSTTLEEYQKREATWGRPPNDPFTGVPFTAASQPLPNPQLKSRIDHFLLQTGEGSREGKVGRQGDGENPQPSRLLVFEEDRESQSFPGPSGGSVNHSIQHKVCTGNTKKTTSIEGSGSDSTLTNGNDMSSSLTKNLGRSKKQNQSGNPKEATETPVSSHHAEKQLLPQTKRPRTDEASIPTSVPSSCSHEQRLSTSLDEALFCALQGRPSFTSNVPQNRQVSTDMEASERVDIPRHLTDVKKCSACSCSISVYSTPAASVYRLTCGHLLCRTCLQSKSQPVSSVSVATPSHVLCPTCQSPAHRSDIIRVHQ; encoded by the exons ATGGTTTTGAACCTCTGCCTGCCGCATTTTCATACCACAGTCCATTGTGACAAG CTGTGTGCAGATGGCTATGACGTCACGAACCTTGTGTCAGCGGACCCTGCTCTCCGGAGGCGGGGCTTCAAGCTGGAGTACTTCCTGCGCCCACCAGTACAG GTAACACTGAAGTTTGGTTTCCAGGTGGAGTTGTGCAGGGTGGATGTGGAGCTGTGGCCATGGGGTATGGACAAGGGACAGGCTTGCAAGAGGTTGGAGATCAGCACCAGCTCTGATTCTGTACTTTCCCAGGCTCTGGGCCCAGGTCAGG GCCAGCACTGGAACAAACAGAGCCAAGAcaagcaacagcagcacaacaatAGATCTGGAAAGATAATTGGCCACCAGTGGAGCTGTCAGGCCCAAAAATGGGGTGAGGAGGCTCTAGATGAATCTCGATGTGGTGAAGCTTACAGAGGGAAGAGGACCCAACAACATGCTCAGTCAGAGAATGAAACCAGCCATCCTGAGCCACAGTTTAAACTCGTTGGTCGCTGTGAACTGAGAGAGGAAACCCAGGTCTCTTTCTCCCATTCACACTTTTTCCCCCGGCCACCTTTCCTCTCCCCACTGCCGTCACGGCCTGCAGACTGTCGGCAAGAGGAGCTAAGGAGCAGGGGTCTGCTCTCATTAGGCTCTGTGACACAACTCCGTGTGACTTTGCCATTTGGTGGAGCTGCATCTGCACTGGGGCTTAAGGCTTTGGTAGTGTGGGGACAGCCTGCACGCTGCTGCCCCGCAGAAGAAGTGGAGAGGATTAAGAGAGCCCATGAGGCCAGTGAAAGACAGCTGCCCCGGCCTAGGTTTTTTGCCTCATGTGCCAGTCCGCCATCAAGGCCACTGGAAGCAGCAGCAACTCCCAG CTCCCTGTCAGTCCCAGAGGAGTTTCTGGACCCCATAACCCAGGAAGTAATGACACTGCCTATGCTGCTGCCCAGTGGAGTGTCGGTAGACAGCACCACCCTGGAGGAGTACCAAAAGAGGGAAGCCACTTGGGGTCGACCCCCCAATGACCCCTTCACAGGGGTTCCATTCACTGCAGCTTCCCAGCCCCTCCCTAACCCCCAGCTGAAGAGCCGCATTGATCACTTCCTCCTCCAGACGGGGGAGGGGTCGAGGGAGGGGAAGGTGGGGAGACAAGGGGATGGAGAAAATCCACAGCCCTCAAGGCTCTTAGTTtttgaggaggacagagagtcTCAAAGCTTTCCTGGTCCCAGTGGAGGGTCAGTAAACCATTCCATCCAGCACAAAGTTTGCACTGGAAACACAAAGAAGACTACATCAATTGAAGGCAGCGGGTCAGACAGTACATTAACAAATGGGAATGACATGTCTAGTTCTCTTACCAAAAACTTGGGCAGAAGTaagaaacaaaatcaaagtGGAAATCCCAAAGAAGCAACAGAAACTCCTGTCAGTTCTCATCACGCAGAGAAGCAACTTTTACCTCAGACGAAAAGGCCAAGGACCGATGAAGCCTCCA TACCTACCTCAGTTCCCAGCAGCTGCTCTCATGAGCAGCGCTTGTCAACCAGCCTGGACGAAGCCCTCTTCTGTGCTCTGCAGGGTCGACCCTCCTTCACCTCAAACGTCCCTCAAAACAGACAAGTCTCCACTGACATGGAGGCATCTGAGAGGGTGGACATACCAAGGCATCTAACGG ATGTGAAAAAGTGCTCTGCATGCTCCTGCTCCATCTCTGTATATTCCACACCTGCGGCATCTGTGTACCGGCTAACCTGTGGTCACTTACTCTGCCGCACATGTCTGCAGAGCAAATCACAGCCTGTGAGCTCTGTCAGTGTAGCAACACCCAGTCATGTCTTATGTCCTACCTGCCAAAGCCCCGCACATCGCAGTGACATCATACGTGTACATCAGTGA
- the lzts3b gene encoding leucine zipper putative tumor suppressor 3 produces the protein MQGAGLDVCGNIVGLGANEKNGVCMNQHQHREMAVRNDSENNPSNKNPPNHNPPKILPVSGKLEQVSQNNSGLVRPSAFKPVVPKSFHSMQNLVGQAGGAGSDGKPEARGEGLSEGRSVRRGRDGGGGESGEVPEALLLDQDSPVRPSRTDGGGNGNEVVQGGMSDSGRNSLTSLPTYTGSGSGYGPPAALGPLSASTSHINRLGMAGAAAGLDKLEKPGYQNGLSASDSGRSSSGKSSSSYQRLSHLSDAPAPLRPSPSSDDIIQDLEDRLWEKEQEVQHMRRNLDQSEAAIIQVFEEKQRVWERQMDELRQNYASRLQQVTRRAQRSQTALQAQITRLSQDKRRLQEEMAALLAQREELERKCLDYRKEQADILPRLEETKWEVCQKAGEISLLKQQLRESQAEVTQRAGEMVALRGQLKELNAQLREREEAMLGLKDSYSSKSLELEKCEGELRRTLSEVSILREKLGVFEAEVLSLKRALSEVGRGAEVVISPNLAAAGLLPPWGALHCTRTPSEPSSTSLNTTSDTLLSLQSDEAKAQRQEAQRQERQQREEAQWREVQHRQDVHIQQDMHLRPEAQIRQEAQLRQEAQLRQEAQLRQEAQLRQEAQLRQEVQLRQEAQLRHEAQLCQEVQLRQEAHQAQRGQEGHWDEAGDLRRQLEQLQAALRLERQQRERQALNFDQERHTWQDEKERVLKYQAQLQLSYVETLQKNQALEKRMGQLGAKVTTTTTTTTTTTATPSPSSSNSPPPPPALSPLSPQPPASLPAPIALTLSPPCEDQKGPPSLHQLAPPWAGPSRLERIESTEI, from the exons atgcagggTGCAGGTCTAGATGTTTGTGGGAATATTGTGGGTCTAGGAGCAAATGAGAAGAACGGTGTTTGCATGAATCAACACCAGCACAGAGAGATGGCCGTCAGAAATGACAGTGAGAACAATCCGTCCAACAAGAACCCTCCCAACCATAACCCACCCAAGATCCTGCCAGTGTCAGGGAAACTGGAGCAGGTAAGTC AGAACAACTCAGGACTGGTTCGCCCCTCTGCCTTCAAGCCAGTAGTTCCCAAGAGCTTCCACTCCATGCAGAACCTGGTGGGCCAGGCAGGAGGTGCTGGGAGCGATGGGAAACCTGAGGCAAGGGGTGAAGGATTGAGTGAGGGAAGAAGTGTCAGGAGAGGTAgagatggtggtggaggagaaTCAGGAGAGGTCCCAGAGGCCCTGCTCCTTGACCAGGACAGTCCGGTGAGGCCCAGCAGAACCGACGGAGGGGGAAATGGTAATGAAGTGGTCCAGGGAGGGATGTCTGACTCAGGGAGGAACTCCCTGACCAGCCTGCCCACATATACAGGCTCTGGGTCTGGTTATGGCCCTCCGGCAGCCCTTGGGCCGCTCAGTGCTTCCACCAGCCACATTAACAGGTTGGGCATGGCTGGAGCAGCGGCAGGCCTGGATAAGCTGGAAAAACCCGGCTACCAG AATGGGCTAAGTGCCTCAGACAGTGGCCGCTCCTCCTCGGGAAAGAGCTCCTCATCTTATCAGAGGCTGAGCCATCTGAGTGATGCCCCAGCACCGCTgcgcccctccccctcctctgatgacatcatccaaGACCTGGAGGACCGTCTGTGGGAAAAAGAACAAGAG GTGCAGCACATGCGCCGTAACCTGGACCAAAGTGAGGCAGCGATCATTCAGGTGTTTGAGGAGAAGCAACGTGTCTGGGAGCGCCAGATGGATGAGCTGAGGCAGAACTATGCCTCACGCCTGCAACAG GTTACACGTCGTGCCCAGCGCTCCCAGACAGCCCTGCAGGCCCAGATAACACGTCTGTCCCAGGACAAGAGGAGGCTCCAGGAAGAGATGGCTGCTCTTCTGGCCCAGAGAGAGGAACTGGAGAGGAAGTGTCTGGATTACAGGAAGGAGCAAGCTGACATCTTGCCTCGCCTGGAAGAGACCAAGTGGGAG GTTTGTCAGAAGGCAGGAGAGATCTCCCTACTTAAGCAGCAGCTGAGGGAGAGCCAGGCTGAAGTGACCCAGCGAGCTGGAGAGATGGTGGCTCTGCGAGGCCAGCTGAAGGAGCTCAATGCCCAGTTGAGGGAGCGGGAGGAGGCCATGCTAGGCCTAAAGGACTCCTACAGCTCCAAGAGTCTGGAGCTTGAGAAGTGTGAGGGAGAACTGAGGAGGACCCTATCAGAG GTGTCTATCCTTAGAGAAAAACTGGGTGTATTTGAGGCAGAGGTGCTTAGTTTGAAGCGGGCTCTGAGTGAGGTGGGCAGGGGAGCAGAAGTCGTAATTAGCCCTAACCTAGCAGCAGCAGGGCTATTGCCACCCTGGGGAGCTCTCCACTGTACACGTACCCCCTCCGAACCCTCATCTACCTCCCTCAACACCACGTCTGATACCCTGCTGAGTCTTCAGAGTGATGAGGCCAAAGCCCAGAGGCAGGAagctcagagacaggaaaggcagcaaCGCGAAGAAGCTCAGTGGCGTGAGGTACAGCACCGGCAGGATGTTCATATTCAGCAAGACATGCATCTGCGCCCAGAGGCCCAGATTCGTCAAGAG GCCCAACTTCGCCAGGAAGCCCAGCTCCGTCAGGAGGCCCAACTCCGCCAAGAGGCCCAGCTCCGCCAGGAGGCCCAGCTGCGGCAGGAGGTCCAACTGCGTCAAGAAGCCCAACTTCGTCATGAGGCCCAGCTTTGCCAGGAGGTGCAGCTGCGTCAGGAAGCTCACCAGGCACAGCGGGGTCAGGAAGGCCATTGGGATGAGGCAGGTGATCTGCGCAGGCAGCTCGAGCAGCTGCAGGCAGCATTGCGGCTGGAGAGACAACAACGGGAACGCCAGGCCCTCAACTTTGACCAGGAACGACACACCTGGCAGGATGAGAAGGAACGGGTTTTGAAATACCAGGCACAGTTGCAGCTCAGCTATGTGGAAACCCTGCAGAAGAACCAGGCTTTGGAAAAACGTATGGGTCAGTTGGGAGCAAAAGTTactacaaccaccaccaccaccaccaccaccactgccactccttcaccctcttcctccaattctcctcctccaccaccagcCCTTTCACCTCTGTCTCCCCAGCCTCCAGCATCTCTCCCTGCCCCCATCGCCCTCACCCTCTCCCCACCCTGTGAGGACCAGAAGGGCCCACCTTCTCTCCACCAGCTTGCCCCTCCCTGGGCAGGACCCTCACGCCTGGAGAGGATAGAATCTACTGAGATATAA